The Microtus ochrogaster isolate Prairie Vole_2 chromosome 10, MicOch1.0, whole genome shotgun sequence genome contains the following window.
CGCAGCTGAGGGCAGAACAGTcatcaggggaggggaggaggccaCGGCCAAGGAGGCCTGGCTGTATGGGGGACAGGAGAAGGGCATGGTAGGTGCCAAGGAGGCTCAGAGGAGAGCAGCTAAGAAGGCGCCAGGCTGGGGCAGGACCTCACCCGCTGCCGGGTCTTCTGCAGGTTGCTCCTCAAGATTTTGCGaatctcctcctccttgtccttggACAGCGCTGGCAATATGCGCTCTGAAGCCATGGACTTGGGGTGGATGTTCCTGGGACAACAGAACACAGGTTAGGTCACCATTTTGGCAGCAGGAGGCCATACTGGCAGACAGCCCAGGGGTGTGTAGTCAAAGTCCTAAGCCCTAGTATGGCTTCAAGTCAAAGGCCACCTTGATTAGCTAAACAACACGGCCCTGGTGGCCATCCCAGGCTATGGCTGGGGGAGCTAACATGGGTACAGATGCTGCCCAGGTTGGCAGTGGCACTCACTGCATTGAGACAGTGGAAACAGCAGACGGGATCTTGCCCATGCCTCCACTTTCCACCAGCTCGATGGCCTGCTTCATCTCCATCTTGTGGTAGAAGGCAATGAGCTGGGGCTCTTTGGAGCGCTCGCCAGCTATCAGACACTTCTTCACGTACTTCTTATTAAACCGGTTGAgcctgtgggaggagggaggtggatgGGGCTAGTTCCTAGGCATGAGAAGATGCCCAGGCCCCCAAGGACCCTTAAATGttctccccaccctcctgcccACCAGACCTTCACCTACTTGTCCTTCCAGTGATGGTGGCCATAGTGACCACAGATGTCCTCGATGCCTGTCAGAAGGTGGTCCAGGAACTGAAATGGGCCCAGGGCCAGGTCAAGCCTTACTACTGGGCTCCTTCCCTACCCCACCCACCTTCACCCATAGTCTGCTTAGCCGGGCCCTGTAGTTCCAGGAGTAGCCAGGAGGTGGCGCTTTCCCCTTACTCATCCTGAAGCCCAGGCCACACACTCTGGtgtgcccccccccaacccaTGTGCAACTAATGACAGAGGTTGGTGTCAAGTAGAGCCAGGGGTGGTATAACAGCCTCTTGGGCTCCCAACTGCTCACACCACACTTCCCCTTCAGCTAGAGTCTGGTGGGGGACCTCCAGGGGCTGAGAGATCACCTAGCACTGATATGAAGGAGGGTACGCTTAAGGCCCAGCTGCGCCCCAGCTCCAGCCTTCTCCTGCAACCCAAGGCCCAGCCCAGCCTCCAGTACCTGGGTGTGGATCTCCTCGTTGATGGAACGCTtagtttcttgctttttcttcacAGCCAACAGGTCTACCAAGGGCCGAATGGTCATACCCTGGAGGGCAGGTGAGAGTCAGACATCCTGGTTCTGCTACCTTCGCAGGGAGGCTGAGGAACATCCCTTCTCCCTGAGGGGCACCCCACCCCAAGGCAAGGAGAATCTCCCCTTTGAGGCCCTCAATCTCCCAGGACTGGGCTTCTCACTCTCTACCTCACTATGTAAATAAAGGCAGGTCTTTAAAGTGCACTTCTTCCTGTCAGAGTTCTACCAGCCCAACCTGTGGAACAAGCCTCATTGCCTGTCTAGTTGGGGCCTGGGTTCAGTGTGGGCTCTATCACCAATCTGCTCTGCAGCCCAAGAAGTCAGGCCTGCAGACAGAGAACCTCAGCACTGTCCCTCAGACAGAGGACCACCTCCACACCGCCCCCTGCAGACAGAGAACCTCAGCACTGTCCCTCAGACAGAGGACCACCTCCGCACTGCCCCCTGCAGACAGAGAACCTCAGCACTGTCCCTCAGACAGAGAACCACCCCCACACAGCCCCCTGCAGACAGAGAACCTCAGCACTGCCCCCCTTTCAGGTTCTTAGTGTTTTCCTAGGATTTGGGCTTCAATACCTGCAATATCCCGGAAAGATGGCTCCTTAAaatgttcccattttacagatgagggaacTGAGCAGTACAGAGGCTGAGGGATTTCCTAGGGCCAAAAAGAGCAGAcccagaggcaggctggttcaAGGGGGTCAGAACCATGCCACCTTCAGTGAAAGCGGGCTTGGAAATCCACTGAACAGACTCAACAGCAAAGTCAAGAGAAGGCAGGGTGTCTGAGGATGGAGCGGGAAAGAGGGCAAAGAGGAGCTCGCTCCTGTGAAAGGACAGAAACTGCGCCCCATCCAGGAGGTCTCCCCATATCTTTCTCTCATGAGAAGGCAAAGGTGTGTCCTTCTGGCACCGTGTGAGGTGCCCAGGCAAGGCAGAGGATGCAAGAGAAATAGAGGCCAACAGTTTGTCACCTGTTCTAGGCCAGGCAGCTACAGGAGAGCAGTGGGCAACATACCACACAGACTCCCTTGAGAGGTGGGTAGAGACGGGTCATTTAAATGCCCAGCAGTCACTGACCAGCAGGCTTGAAGGACTCTTGGGATCATCTGGCCGGGTCTCCTCACCTCACAAATGGAGAactgagacacagacaggagTACCTTCCCAAGAAACACAGCTAGTGTACACTGGGCTGAGCCCAGGCCTCAGGCTTCCCGGCTCAAGAGGTGTTCAGCTGCCTGTTCTACAATGCTAGAAACAATAACCAGGAAACCACCGCAGCCCTGCCCTGAGCTGGGACAGTCAGATCTCGGGCCTGCCAGCTACGCATGTGACATCCACGGCTCTCAACAGAGCTGGGCATACTCTGGTCACTTCACACACTAACCATTGATTTCACAATGTTCACTACCACAGCTGGGAGCTGAGGCCACAAAGCAGGATGGCTTGCCCAAAGTCATGTGGCAAGTTAGCTACAGGGTACCTATAGCCCTTTCCAGCAGAAAAGTCAGGGCCCCCAAGGCAGGGACATGCCCATCCCAGGCCCAGCACCTGCACAAAGACTGTGAAAAAGATGACCGTGATGATGGCAGTGAGGAACAGGTCACACATGGGGAAGTGCTTCTTGTCCAGGAGGTAGCCCAGGGAGAAGGCGATGGCCCCTCGCAGGCCCCCATAAGCGATGATGAACTGGTCCTTGGGGGTCAGCTTGACAATGCGGAACTTGTTGATGAACCAGGTCAGGCCCAGCACACCTACCAGGGAGCAGGCAGAGGAGAGGTCAGGTGGCCCAGGAAGCCCCTCCCACTAAGCCCATTTAGCTCACTCACTTCTGAGTGAAGTGAAGAACTCTCAGAGACCTTCAGGGGCTATGTGTCAAGGGATGAGGAAACAGAGTGGTAATGAATCGTTACTTATTAAAACAGATGAGCAGCAGGGAAATAACTATCTTATTGTCTCTCCTTTTCTATATATTGGGAACTGTCTGTAATAAAGTGTACTTCACAATGCAGGCAGTGAGGAGAGGGACGCAGAAGGGTGCTTTGCCCCACATGCCTGGGGTCCTCAGCTTGATCCCCAGCATCactaaacacacagacaaaacctGCTTGCCAACaataaaaaccccacaaaactctTTACAGGCAgcttacacctataatcccagtactcatgagGCTGGGTAGAAGAATTTCCAAgagttctagcccagcctggtctacatagtaagaccttatctcaaacaaacaagaaaaccccaaacaacacACAGACCATCACACAGACGGCTCCGtgtccacacacacccacacaccaccaccaccaccaccaccaccaccaccacacacacacacagaccatcaCACAGACAGctctgtgtccacacacacacacatcacacagacagctccgtgtccacacacacacacacacacacacacacacacactcagccagGAACACACTGCAGTATACGCATCTCACAAACCGGCCTCTCCGCACACTGTACACCCACAGCTCAGCCACTCACGCTGTCGACCCCACAACTTAGCCCTCTACACCTATACCACAGATACCCACATCTCGGTCCCTCAATACGCTGTCATAGATACACCCACACTTTAGCTCCTCTACAGACTGTACTGGACATACCCCACAACTCAGCCCCTCCACATGCTATATTATAGACACCCAACAGCCAGCACCCTCAATACACTGTACTGGACACCCACAGGCCACCTCTTCTACATATTGTACCATACGATACAACCCAGCTAGTACTGTACCttaccacacacacagcctgtctcCTCCACACAgttgctgtcacacacacacacacacacacacacacacacacacacacacactcctcccgTGACCTGGGCCTGGCCTCACACTGTATCACAGCCCCTCCACAGCACTCGCACGGTCACACAGTTGGTCACGCATTCCTCCCTCAGGCTGCATCTGGCCCTTACCCAGGACCCGGGCAATGAGGCAGAAGAGCAGGGTGCTGATGACGAAGGTCCAGTTCCACTGGTGGGAGCCAGCCACAGTGGAGACCCCgaggaagatgaagatgagggTCTCGCTGACGCTGCTCCACATCTTCAGGAAGTATTTGATGGTGGTGTGGGACTTGTGGGAGATGTTGGCTTCCACGTAGGGACGCATCACCACTCCTGAGGCAATAAGGCTTGGGGTAGAGAAGGAAAGGGTTCGGGGTGAGCTGCGCCACTGCTAACAGGCTGACCAACCACCTGCCTCTAGGAACGCAGAAGGACCAGATACCCGCTGGACCTTGACCCTCACATTAAGTATACACGGGGCCAGCGAATTCTTGCGTTTTCAGACAAGAGGCAGAACTTTTGGGAAAATAAAGTCACCTCCACTTGTCTAAGGTGAGTCCACTCAACTCCAAAGCCTTGGCCTTGTCTCCAGGGCCACACTGCATCTGCCCAATGTGGTCTCTCGGGTTCACTCCCTCCATGTGCGATGCTCCCAAGGCACAGGGTCCcactagggcagtggttctcaaccctcctaatgctgcgaccctttataGTTCCTCACGCTgcggtgacccccaaacataatattattttcaatgtacttcataactgtaattttgctagtgttatgaatcataatgaaaatatctgtgttttctagtgGCCctgggtgacccctgtgaaagggtcaccacccacaggttgaCAACCACTGCTCTGGGGAACTCTGCAGGCTTGTCCCCACTACCCAGAGTCCCCCAGTTTAGACTGGCCTCACACTTCTGTTCTCCTTGTCCCTCACTGACTCTTCCCATGGCCCACTGCAAACTCAGCAGAGGCCTCAGGGCTTTTGCGACTCAGGCTTGGTAAATGCTGGTAAGGCCTTTCTAGGGAGCCTGTGGCAGGACTGAGACCTAAGACTTCAGGCAGCATGAGATTCTGCCTCCTGTGACTGAGCCTAGCCAACACAGGTTGTTTTTCTGCTTCATCCGCTTTCAGGCAATCTTCATAATCCTGAACCCCAGAGCCCAATCCGCTAAAGACCTGGATCATTCCAGTGGATACCAGCGAAGTCTGGAGCCCAGAGTTCAGGTGCTGGGGAGCTTCTTGGCGACCACAGACGTGGGGATGTCATGCTAAGTGGCTTCCCCTACCCAGCCCATCACCTGTCGTGCCCGACTCACGCCATGATTCCCGACAGGTGGAAGAGCTCGGCTGACAGGTAAGCCATGTAGCTGTAGAGGAATACGAAGAGCGGCTCGATGACCCGGATGTGGGAGGTGAACCGTGAGGTGAAGGCTGCGATGACCCCGTAGACCACGCCCACAAACACTCCGCCGAGGGACACTACGAAGAagctcaggaagccaaggaagaTGTCCGAGATGCCCACATACTCATAGCTGGCAAACTCCTCAAAGAGGTGATAGAGGACCTGGAGAGGGCAGGCAGGCTGGTGGGCAGGAGGGCAGGGCCTAGCCCCACGGCTCCCTGGTTATCCCACCCATGTTTATCCTACCCTCCACAGCCCACAGCCATGAACATAGCCTACATGCAGCAGAGAAACCCTAGTGCTGAGTAGGTACAGAACCTTGGCCTGGGGGCCGGGACCTTCTTCTTTGGAGGCCTGCGGCCCAACCTGCTGGTCATGAATGCAAGCTCTAAAGCTGGGCAGCCAAGCGGCAATTCTTCTTACACACGGCAGGTAACCCAATCTTCTGTGCTTCAGTTTCCAAGAGCTGGGAGCAAGCGCAGTGCCCACGTCAAAGGGCTGTCATAGAAGTAAGCTAATAGAGTGCTCAGCACAATACTCCCTGTGCTGCTGCCGCCACTGGTGCCAACAGGTCTACGTATCTCACTGCTTGACCTTGTATAAAGCAGGCCAGTTCCAATAGCAAACCAGGATAGGACCTGTCGTTAACCTCTGGAAGTGCACGGGCTAGGTCACTGCAACCTGGGATCCACCAAGAGGGACTGGCAAATCCCCATTTAAACAAGCTGCCCAGGTAGTTCCAAGGAACAGCCAAACTCAGACGCTGTGGAGCTGGAGGCCTCTACAGCTTCCCAGCCTGGCAATGGGAAAGTCTGCAGTGGTCATCACGTACCGACTATCTCTATTGGTATGCAGGCCAAGGATACCTATACCTATCTCCTTGCTACAGTGAGGCTCAGACATATCAACTAACATGCCGGGGGGCCACCAAGGGGCAGGACCAGGCCCAGAACTTGTTCCCTCAGTCTCTGGGTTTTGTTCTGAGGGACCAACATGGCGGCTCCCCAGGCTACTCAAATCCAGCCCCAGACAGCTCTGCCAGGAAGCAGATGGGGAGTTCCCAGGCTTGGAAGGAAGGGGGAGCAGACAGGAGAGGGTGAAAGGACAGAGAGCTAATGCCAGGCAGCTTGGGTGCAGCATCACTGTCTTGGAAATATGGTGTTTACAGCTGTACCAAGCTCTAGAAAAGGTCCAAAGGGGCCTGGCAGGAAGGGCAGATGCTGGGCACTCGCTGGGCCCCAGTGCTGCTGGTGTTTCACACCTGCCTGGGGGACAGGAGAGGCCTCAGCAGCAGGTGTGCTCTGCCCAAGGCTAACCTCACTCCTGGTCTGGGGACGCTCATGTGCGCTCATGGTCTGCCACACGGGCCACTGGAACAGTACAGAGGTCGGGTCCTTTCTAGCCTGCAGCTATGATCAGTGTGACAAGTAGAGAGAGAACATGGTGGAGGCCGGTGGGGGTCATGTGACTCTAGCATCTCACGCATTAGCTGGTGGAGCCTCCTAATGCCTCCATTTCTTCATGAGGGAACACTTGGATCAGAATGCCATAGCCTGGCTGTTCTTTGctagagttacctgggaagaaGACCTTCAGCTGGGAGAATGACTCTCCAGCAGAAGCAGACTTCCTGGAGCCAATGCTATGGGGAATTTTTTTGATTAAAAGGCTGACGAGGGAGGacacagctcactgtgggcaggtggtcctggttgtACAgggaagcagactgagcaagtcaatAAACAGCGTTCCTCCACAGCTGCTGCTTCAGCCCCGACCTCCAGGGTCCcgccctgagttcctgtcctgacttccctcggtCATGGGATATGACCTGACCTGGCTGTAGGCtcaaacaaacctttcctcctCAGATGCTTTTGctctggtattttatcacagcaacagaaaccccaatggATATGCAAACCAGATAAGGCAAGCTACATTCAGACTGGAAGCATCTGAACATTGGCCACATGGTCACCACTGTCACTACTGTCAGGAGATGACATAGATCCTACACACCCAGATCTGAGTTATCAACTCGATGAAAGTATGTCACTGTTTCCAGTAGTGTCAACATGAATTCCTATCCAGACTCAGCTGGGCAGGGTTCAACTCAGGTACCAACTGGCTTCAGATACACATTAATAAGAATTACTCCATTGTGGGAATTTCTTAAGTCAATAGCCTTTTAGATATCGGCCCATTTTGGGCATGATCTCAGGACTAGAAGTGCACATGAAAATCATGCATGGCCCCTTTTTTCTGCTGGATTCGGCTCCCAGCTTCCATGCACACAGAGGACCACAGATggctacccttactgtgagtttatccccaaataaataaacctttgttatactcattccaggctattgtggaactctttgatacgCCCACATTTTGGCGCCCAATGTGGCCTGAGCTCACACTACTCCCGCCATGAGAAAAAGCAGCAGATGGCTTGGGAGAATTCCTATAGGAATCCTAGGAAAATGAGAGACTAACTTTGGTGCATCCTGCATGAGCTGAGGCTTTTGTGTCCCTTGGCAGGGGCTGCTGCTAAAGAAACCAAGATAGAGAACTGAATGATCAGGCTAGACTCCGCTGTATAAGAAGTGGTGAGGGGCACGGGAAGACGCTGAGGCCAAGGCTAGGAAGCACTCTTCTGTCCCTACTTTCTATTACatccagaggggctggagatgacAGAGTGCGGTGCCAGCAGGACTGGGCATGGACCTCTGTcgtttgtgttttcctgtgtgtacaGACCCTTTCTTAGGAGCCCAGTTCTGGAGGGGACTAATGTGCGTGCACACACCTGCTTCCTGAGGAAGCCCACAGAGCTCTCCCCTGGCCTGTGGCAGACAACACTACTACTCTGTCACTTGAAAACAGGCCTAGAAGAGGAGTCTCTTGCTTAAAGTCACACAAAAAAAGTAGTCAATCCTGACCTACTAAATTCACTTATGATGCTTTAGAGGTTTGGGGGAGCAGACTCCTCATTTCCTTTGCCCAAACCCTGCACATACCAATTCTTGGAGCTAAAAGGCTTTTTGGAGGTTAAATGGGctatgaagaaaggaaagcacgAAGCAGTTCAGCAATTGGGCAAGACAGCAACAAAATGCAAGCTGGCCAGGGAGCAAATGACCTACTGGGCCAAGAGCTCAGGTCCTGCAGGGCAACAGACTAGATTAAGCTCACTGCCTAAAACCTTAGCTCTGCCACACTCTAGCAAGTTGTCTGACTTCCACGGCTGTCTCTAGTTCTCTAAGATGAGAATAGAGCATCTCTCCTCAGGTTGTCCGGAAGTAAGAAAGAGAATCCACATTCCATTGCTTGTCTGACACACAAGCACGGAGAGACATGGCCATCCACATTATCACCAGTGGAAGGATTAGGCATTGCCTGTGCCCCATGTGCGTGTGGTGTGGCCTGACCCCTCACCACAGTGACGGCGTCATTGAGCAGGGACTCCCCGAAGACAAGGATGTGCAGCAGTTCGTTGATGTGGATCTCCTCGAAGACAGCCAGCACAGCCACCGGGTCCACGGCCGAGATGATGCTGCCGAAGAGCAGGGTGTCCAGCAGGCCGATGTTGTTGATCTGCTCACCGCCCACCAGGCACACAGCATACAGGAGGCCACCCAGGAAGAAAGCATTCCACAGTGTGCCCACCACAGCAAAGATCAGGATGGTGCCCAGGTTCTCCGTGAACTGCCGCAGTGGCAGGAAGTAGCCCGCATCCAGGATGATgggtggcagcaggaagaggaagaagacgtCTGACTGCAGGAAGGGGGGCGTCTCGCCAACGCCCTTGATCAGGCCCCCCACCAGCAGCCCCACTACGATCAGCAGGCAGCTCTCCGGGACGATACTCGAGATGGTGGAGATCACATGGAAACCTGTGAAGGACGAGAGAACGGGAGGCCGTGGGCTTTTCAGGGGAGCCAGAAGAACAGAAGGTTGGGGACAGGACTGGGGACCAGGAGAGCATCTGGCGAGAGGTGCACAGGCTTGGTCTCAGAAGGCCGCTCTCTTAACTCTCTGAGCCTCGGCTTCCTTGCCTGTAAAATGGAAGGGATAATACCAGCTTCACAGGGCTGtggtataaaataaattatttttcaaatttacatttattttatatgtgtgtgtgtgtatgcatgcatatatatgtgagtATGCACCATGGCACGTGGGTGgatatcagaggacaatttgtgggacttggttctttccttctatcatatgggtcccagggattgaactcaggtcctcaggcttagcagcaagcacctttcccttCTGAGCCACTTTGGATCCGATGATTTCACAGAACATTCATTAATAGTCTCTGTCACTGTCCTAGACTGTCAGAAAGCAGCAGTTCTATATACCTCTAGCAGACAGAAATTAAACTGACAACCAAGGTGCAAAGTACCCAAGGCAGCAAGCTATTCCTGAGCCCATGGCATCTTTTCAGGCACAAGTTCAGGGAGGCTGACTTTTGCCCCACCCAGGGAAGAACAATTTAATGATTCTGTCTCAGGGAGGGCTCCATGCCATGGAGGTGTCTAAGTCACAGGCCGGCAGTGAACGGTGCTAAAGTGGAGACAGCAGAGAGACCTCTAGGAGAAACGTGGGGACAATAGGCCTGGGTCTGCAAACTGGC
Protein-coding sequences here:
- the Slc9a1 gene encoding sodium/hydrogen exchanger 1 — encoded protein: MALCKPTTPSPLCRGLPPSRDTPKSRDGQAQAPGTGAGPEQAARVLRLLSPSPTRRLRRGWGEGDPYLSGLFPGPAAAQLQEPMTVRGPGPSPGSRGADPGKGAGDPGCSSLVPCSSPAVWGPKRSPALRLRHAVSAPAPRLAVRGYATAMAPGSFQNSERGPQSSPPPTPHRAPGQRLLPVAPTNLLAGKPPLRRGQSAASLAGTAASGPAEKPDSALEYHGSHQACAPLARCSPGPQSCPQPSVLLAPLKSPRPPVLSSFTGFHVISTISSIVPESCLLIVVGLLVGGLIKGVGETPPFLQSDVFFLFLLPPIILDAGYFLPLRQFTENLGTILIFAVVGTLWNAFFLGGLLYAVCLVGGEQINNIGLLDTLLFGSIISAVDPVAVLAVFEEIHINELLHILVFGESLLNDAVTVVLYHLFEEFASYEYVGISDIFLGFLSFFVVSLGGVFVGVVYGVIAAFTSRFTSHIRVIEPLFVFLYSYMAYLSAELFHLSGIMALIASGVVMRPYVEANISHKSHTTIKYFLKMWSSVSETLIFIFLGVSTVAGSHQWNWTFVISTLLFCLIARVLGVLGLTWFINKFRIVKLTPKDQFIIAYGGLRGAIAFSLGYLLDKKHFPMCDLFLTAIITVIFFTVFVQGMTIRPLVDLLAVKKKQETKRSINEEIHTQFLDHLLTGIEDICGHYGHHHWKDKLNRFNKKYVKKCLIAGERSKEPQLIAFYHKMEMKQAIELVESGGMGKIPSAVSTVSMQNIHPKSMASERILPALSKDKEEEIRKILRSNLQKTRQRLRSYNRHTLVADPYEEAWNQMLLRRQKARQLEQKISNYLTVPAHKLDSPTMSRARIGSDPLAYEPKADLPVITIDPASPQSPESVDLVNEELKGKVLGLNRDPTRMTREEEDEDEDGVIMMRSKEPSSPGTDDVFTPGPSDSPSSQRIQRCLSDPGPHPEPGEGEPFIPKGQ